Proteins encoded together in one Polaribacter reichenbachii window:
- a CDS encoding helix-turn-helix and ligand-binding sensor domain-containing protein, which translates to MCKPSILFFVTFLVFISIGFSQELPPINSFKIEDYEAGNQNWAISQADNDFIYVANNNGLLEYNGATWNLYETPNETIMRSVKAYKDKIFTGFYMGFGYWQKNDHGILEYYSIVNAQHVKMIEDEQIWDIVELDGWMLFKSLQRIYLYNLSNKTIKVVKTKNRVNTLSKVDDVIYFQDNKQGLFMLENGMPKLVSNHRVIKENFIVDVFKKDNKLLLLTQENGFYFLNNKRVEKWDILSDSVLKGKKIYSAKLLKDNSFALGTVSDGIININQFGETNYQINQSEGLLNNTVLSVFEDNDSNIWLGLDKGINCVNNTSPIKIYNEKNDFLGTIYTSLIYNNNIYLGTNQGLFYRDVNTNKPFKFIENTQGQVWSLTAIDGKLFCGHDSGTFIVENKKARNIFNNTGTWQLIKIDDNTILQGCYKGLFVLKKEYGKWSLRNKIEGFSSSSKRFVLVNKNKVLVNHAYKGVFKITLDDGLLKVLKLEVDATVAKGNLSSIVNYMGDILYANKEGVFRYSKISDSFTIDSVYTKLLSTNSYLSSKLVHNYNDNKLWFFSKDYIKYLSPGKFNNKPIVNKVFISQNISKAASGYENIIQLENDRYLIGTSNGYIVVDLDKKHNSNTYNDFNVCINKINSFKTDEPKQAISLTQKTEFDFVNNNLEFFYSVPLYDKTLNTKYQYQLEGFNKDWSQPSFSNSITFENISFGDYTFKVRAIVGGQISSNVSSFSFKINKPWYVSNVFVVLYVLVCLSAFYLVHVFSKRYYRKQREELIEKNRKESELKELESSKAIIKLNNDKLRNDIESKNRELATSTMNIIKKNEFLNTIKNELVSGGDRSITKVVNIINKNLNNTDDWKMFQEAFNNADKKFLKKVKQKHPSLTPNDLRLCAYLRLNLSSKEIAPLLNISPRSVEVKRYRLRKKMELPHDSNLTNYILEI; encoded by the coding sequence ATGTGTAAGCCTTCGATTTTATTTTTTGTTACATTCTTAGTATTTATTAGTATTGGTTTTTCACAAGAATTACCGCCAATAAATTCTTTTAAAATTGAAGATTATGAAGCTGGAAATCAAAATTGGGCAATCTCTCAGGCAGATAATGATTTTATTTATGTAGCTAATAATAATGGTTTATTAGAGTACAATGGTGCAACATGGAATTTGTACGAAACACCTAACGAAACAATTATGAGGTCTGTTAAAGCATATAAAGACAAGATATTTACAGGTTTTTATATGGGTTTTGGTTATTGGCAAAAGAACGATCATGGTATTTTAGAATATTATTCTATTGTAAATGCTCAGCATGTAAAAATGATAGAGGACGAACAAATTTGGGATATTGTAGAATTAGATGGATGGATGTTGTTTAAGTCTCTACAAAGAATTTATTTGTATAATTTATCAAACAAAACAATTAAAGTTGTAAAAACTAAAAATAGGGTTAATACTTTGTCTAAAGTAGATGATGTAATTTATTTTCAAGATAACAAGCAAGGGTTATTTATGTTAGAGAATGGGATGCCTAAATTAGTTTCCAATCATAGGGTTATTAAAGAAAATTTTATTGTTGATGTTTTTAAAAAAGATAATAAACTATTGTTATTGACTCAAGAAAACGGTTTTTATTTTTTAAATAATAAACGTGTAGAGAAATGGGATATTCTTTCAGATTCTGTTCTTAAGGGTAAAAAGATTTATAGTGCTAAATTATTAAAAGATAATAGCTTTGCGTTGGGTACTGTTTCAGATGGAATAATTAATATTAATCAATTTGGTGAAACTAATTATCAAATAAACCAAAGTGAAGGTCTATTAAATAATACAGTTTTATCTGTTTTTGAAGATAATGATAGTAATATTTGGTTAGGTTTAGATAAAGGTATCAATTGTGTAAATAACACATCTCCAATTAAAATTTATAATGAAAAAAACGATTTTTTAGGAACTATTTACACATCATTAATTTACAATAACAATATTTATTTAGGTACTAATCAAGGTTTATTTTATAGAGATGTTAATACCAATAAGCCATTTAAATTTATAGAAAACACACAGGGGCAAGTTTGGAGTTTAACAGCAATTGATGGTAAATTATTCTGTGGTCATGATTCTGGTACTTTTATTGTAGAGAATAAGAAAGCTAGAAATATTTTTAATAATACAGGTACTTGGCAGTTAATTAAAATAGACGATAATACTATATTACAAGGGTGTTATAAAGGTTTGTTTGTGTTAAAAAAAGAATACGGTAAATGGAGCTTAAGAAATAAAATAGAAGGGTTTAGTAGTTCGAGTAAAAGATTTGTTTTAGTAAATAAGAATAAGGTTTTAGTTAATCATGCGTACAAAGGTGTTTTTAAAATTACTTTAGATGATGGTTTGTTAAAGGTTTTAAAATTAGAAGTAGATGCTACAGTAGCTAAGGGTAATCTCTCAAGTATTGTTAATTATATGGGAGATATTTTGTATGCCAATAAAGAAGGGGTGTTTAGGTATAGTAAAATTTCAGACTCTTTTACTATAGATAGTGTATATACCAAATTGTTGTCTACAAATTCGTATTTATCAAGTAAACTGGTTCATAATTATAATGATAATAAATTATGGTTTTTTTCTAAAGATTACATAAAATATTTATCGCCAGGTAAATTCAATAATAAGCCAATAGTAAATAAAGTTTTTATTTCTCAAAATATATCAAAAGCAGCGTCTGGGTATGAAAATATTATTCAATTAGAAAACGATCGCTACTTAATTGGTACTTCTAATGGTTATATAGTTGTAGATTTAGATAAAAAACATAACTCTAATACTTATAATGATTTTAATGTATGTATAAATAAAATAAATTCTTTTAAAACTGATGAACCAAAACAAGCCATAAGTTTAACACAAAAAACTGAATTTGATTTTGTTAATAATAATCTAGAGTTTTTTTATAGTGTGCCTTTATATGATAAAACGCTCAATACTAAGTATCAGTATCAGCTAGAAGGTTTTAATAAAGATTGGAGCCAACCTTCGTTTTCGAATTCAATTACTTTCGAGAATATTTCTTTTGGCGATTACACATTTAAAGTAAGAGCTATAGTTGGAGGGCAAATTAGTAGTAATGTTAGTAGTTTTAGCTTTAAAATAAATAAACCTTGGTATGTTTCTAATGTTTTTGTTGTCTTATATGTTTTAGTTTGTTTATCTGCTTTTTATCTAGTCCATGTTTTTTCTAAAAGATATTACAGAAAACAAAGAGAAGAGTTAATAGAAAAAAATAGAAAAGAATCAGAATTAAAAGAATTAGAGAGTTCAAAAGCAATAATTAAGCTAAATAATGATAAGCTTAGAAATGATATTGAAAGTAAAAATAGAGAGCTAGCAACTTCTACAATGAATATTATTAAAAAGAACGAGTTTTTAAATACTATAAAAAACGAATTGGTAAGCGGAGGTGATAGAAGTATTACGAAAGTTGTAAATATTATCAACAAGAATTTAAATAATACAGATGATTGGAAAATGTTTCAAGAAGCATTTAATAATGCAGATAAAAAATTCTTAAAAAAAGTAAAACAAAAGCACCCAAGTTTAACTCCAAACGATTTAAGACTTTGTGCTTATTTAAGGTTAAATTTATCATCTAAAGAAATTGCTCCTTTGTTAAATATTTCTCCTAGAAGTGTAGAGGTAAAAAGATATAGGTTAAGAAAAAAGATGGAATTACCTCACGATTCTAACTTAACAAATTATATTTTAGAAATATAA
- a CDS encoding SusC/RagA family TonB-linked outer membrane protein, translating into MRKKVILLLLLLVGFCVNAQTINVKGVVKDAKSGDLLPGVSIIIKGTTIGTETDFDGQYSLSNVTEGATLVFNYLGFAQKEVIVNQQVINISLEESAEALDEIIVVGYGKQKRKDVTGSVSIVGEETLEVLKPIDATTALQGTTSGVAVNLSSGAPGAKVNILIRGVSSNTNNQPLTIVDGYEGDLNSINPNDIESITVLKDAQAAIYGIKGANGVVLVTTKIGSKNKKATVKYDTYAAIQQTTKRLDYLNATEYALVLNEAYAASGQSLPFSNVSQLGTGTDWQDQLFNNALLMNHNISLSGGGENVKYFVSASRTEQDGIIAKDKSNFVRNNIKLNLGVDISKKLNFSLIANYFTSASQGFDSSLLFNGLNYAPTFGLDQDDTANFLGIEVVNPLSLLSNTYGENNGNGIEGNFKLEYKPIEGLNVTSRVGYKIYNEKQRSFTPIQDYGSSKVYNKTQSSVYQFKATSTRVLWETFATYTKTFAEDHNTSFTAGTSVQNDLFDGIYATGFDVPNNSYDFADISLTNSQSEQRSINTGNSDIRLTSFFGRAQYDYKGKYLFSGLIRRDGASVFAEDQRVDSFWSVTTGWKISDEDFLKDNETISFLKLRASYGTLGNLVGDNLYRSLLNGEGTYVFDGSLVDGTAQGGLPNPLATWETAEKLDIGLDINLFDDKFSIVADYFEETRKDLLIQNFPVSGLLGSGAAGGANPTVNAGTSKNTGAELAINYKAIASDDLNLNFAYNVTYVKNRVTDVLDDAFVEGGTFAIGNLAPSRMEVGQPIGYFYGLVTDGIFQTQAEVDAHPSQSGLGASSTSPGDIRYKDTNNDGVVDFDDRVNIGNPQADFYMGFNISAKYKNWDFTTYLYAEIGKDMVRNFERFLPNVNKPAYYLDRWTGAGTSNSVPRLTNDATNNKLFSDFFVEDATFLRMQNIQLGYNFDTELLEKVGLSKVRLYTSINNLFTLTEYSGFDPSINGGAIGAGIDSGNYPSARQFLLGLNVTF; encoded by the coding sequence ATGAGAAAAAAAGTCATATTGTTACTCCTCTTACTTGTAGGTTTTTGCGTTAATGCTCAAACTATTAATGTAAAGGGTGTTGTAAAGGATGCTAAATCTGGTGATTTATTGCCTGGTGTTAGTATAATAATTAAAGGAACAACTATTGGTACTGAAACTGATTTTGATGGGCAATATAGTTTGTCAAATGTTACAGAAGGTGCAACTTTAGTCTTTAATTATCTGGGTTTTGCTCAGAAAGAAGTAATCGTAAATCAACAAGTTATTAATATTTCATTAGAAGAGTCTGCAGAGGCTTTAGATGAAATTATAGTTGTTGGTTATGGTAAACAAAAGAGAAAAGATGTTACAGGTTCTGTTTCTATTGTAGGCGAAGAAACATTAGAAGTTTTAAAACCTATAGATGCTACAACAGCACTACAAGGTACAACTTCTGGTGTTGCTGTTAACTTGTCTTCTGGTGCTCCAGGTGCAAAGGTTAATATTTTAATTAGAGGTGTAAGTTCAAACACAAACAATCAGCCATTAACAATTGTAGATGGTTATGAAGGTGATTTAAATAGTATAAACCCTAATGATATTGAATCAATTACGGTTTTAAAAGATGCACAAGCAGCTATTTATGGTATAAAAGGTGCAAATGGTGTAGTTTTAGTAACTACTAAAATTGGTAGTAAAAATAAAAAAGCAACTGTTAAGTACGATACTTATGCAGCCATTCAGCAAACTACTAAAAGATTAGATTACTTAAATGCTACAGAATACGCTTTAGTTTTAAACGAAGCATATGCAGCAAGTGGTCAATCATTACCATTTAGTAATGTTAGCCAGTTAGGTACTGGTACAGATTGGCAAGACCAATTATTTAACAATGCTTTATTAATGAATCATAACATTAGTTTATCTGGTGGAGGTGAGAATGTAAAGTATTTTGTGAGTGCTTCACGTACAGAACAAGATGGTATTATTGCTAAGGATAAATCTAATTTTGTAAGAAATAATATCAAATTAAATTTAGGTGTAGATATTAGTAAAAAACTGAATTTCTCTTTAATTGCTAACTATTTTACAAGTGCTTCTCAAGGTTTTGATAGTTCTTTATTATTTAACGGGTTAAATTACGCACCTACTTTTGGTCTTGATCAAGATGATACAGCTAATTTCTTAGGTATAGAGGTTGTTAATCCTTTATCATTATTAAGTAATACTTATGGCGAAAATAATGGAAATGGAATTGAAGGTAACTTTAAATTAGAATATAAACCTATTGAAGGTTTAAATGTTACATCTAGAGTTGGTTATAAAATTTATAACGAAAAACAAAGATCTTTTACGCCAATTCAAGATTATGGATCTAGTAAAGTTTATAATAAAACACAAAGTTCAGTTTATCAATTTAAAGCAACTTCTACAAGAGTACTTTGGGAAACCTTTGCAACATATACCAAAACCTTTGCAGAAGATCATAATACAAGTTTTACGGCAGGTACAAGTGTTCAGAACGATTTGTTTGATGGTATTTATGCAACAGGTTTTGATGTGCCAAATAACTCGTATGATTTTGCAGACATTAGTTTAACAAATTCTCAAAGCGAGCAGAGAAGTATTAATACTGGTAATAGCGATATTAGATTAACGTCATTTTTTGGTAGAGCTCAATACGATTATAAAGGGAAATATTTATTTTCTGGTTTAATTAGAAGAGATGGGGCTTCTGTTTTTGCAGAAGATCAAAGAGTAGATAGTTTTTGGTCGGTAACTACAGGTTGGAAAATTTCTGACGAAGACTTTTTAAAAGATAACGAAACGATTTCTTTCTTAAAATTAAGAGCAAGTTATGGTACACTAGGTAATTTAGTTGGTGATAATTTATACAGATCTTTATTAAATGGAGAAGGAACTTATGTTTTTGACGGTTCTTTAGTAGATGGTACAGCTCAAGGAGGTTTACCAAACCCATTAGCAACTTGGGAAACTGCAGAAAAATTAGATATTGGTTTAGATATTAATTTATTTGATGACAAATTTTCAATCGTTGCAGATTATTTCGAAGAAACAAGAAAAGATTTATTAATTCAAAACTTCCCAGTTTCTGGTTTATTAGGTTCTGGAGCTGCAGGTGGTGCAAATCCAACAGTAAATGCTGGTACTTCTAAAAACACGGGTGCTGAATTGGCAATTAACTATAAAGCCATAGCATCAGATGATTTAAATTTAAATTTTGCTTATAATGTAACGTACGTAAAAAACAGAGTTACAGATGTTTTAGATGATGCTTTTGTAGAAGGAGGAACTTTTGCTATTGGTAATCTAGCACCTTCAAGAATGGAAGTTGGTCAGCCAATTGGTTATTTCTACGGATTAGTTACAGACGGAATTTTTCAGACACAAGCAGAAGTAGACGCGCATCCTTCTCAATCTGGTTTAGGTGCTTCAAGTACTTCTCCTGGAGATATCAGATATAAAGATACAAATAACGATGGTGTTGTAGATTTTGATGATAGAGTTAATATTGGTAATCCTCAAGCAGATTTTTATATGGGCTTTAATATCTCAGCAAAATATAAAAATTGGGATTTTACAACTTATTTATACGCAGAAATTGGTAAAGATATGGTTAGAAACTTCGAACGTTTTTTACCAAATGTTAACAAACCTGCCTATTATTTAGATAGATGGACAGGTGCAGGAACAAGTAATTCTGTACCAAGACTTACAAACGATGCAACTAACAATAAGTTATTTTCAGATTTCTTTGTAGAAGATGCTACTTTCTTGCGTATGCAAAATATTCAATTAGGTTATAATTTTGATACAGAATTATTAGAGAAAGTAGGTTTATCTAAAGTAAGATTATATACTTCTATAAATAATTTATTCACTTTAACAGAGTATTCCGGTTTTGATCCATCTATTAATGGTGGTGCAATAGGAGCAGGTATTGATTCTGGTAACTACCCATCAGCAAGACAGTTCTTATTAGGTTTAAATGTTACATTTTAA
- a CDS encoding RagB/SusD family nutrient uptake outer membrane protein — protein sequence MRNYNNKIKLGIIFMASLFILSACSDEYLDNSKIYAEDSESFFNSETDYYNALVAAYDPLQSTFINVLMGEIASNNTLCGGESATDVPGYQQIDDMTHTPVNAQLQNLWSWMFGGVNRAAYIIEFQDKTDFSGKEVIIAEARFLRAYYNFELVKWFGDIPIKPEGRFVLGDEKTIPRSPTADVYALIEQDLEYAVANLNYTAPQTGRATKGSAQALLGKVYLFQDKFDESAAVLENLIQNGGYVLESDYNTIFEFAGENGSGAVFEVQYTDIEGAGFECLQCSEGNVAVGFQGVRGYDGDLFTSGFSFNVPTQEVVDEFEAGDNRKDVAILDIEAWSTSTGAAYTTGYEHTGYFNRKYLPRKRSADAAGDLNLTNPNNYRAIRYADVLLMAAEAYNRKSSPDDVKAKIYLNMVRERAFGNADNNITTTGTNLTAAIYKERRVELVGEGHQFFDLVRTGRGAQIPGFQTGKNEVFPIPIEEIQFSQGNWSQNDNY from the coding sequence ATGAGAAATTACAACAATAAAATAAAATTAGGAATCATCTTTATGGCAAGCTTATTCATTTTAAGTGCTTGTTCAGATGAATACTTAGACAATTCTAAAATTTACGCAGAAGATTCTGAATCATTTTTTAATTCAGAAACAGATTATTACAACGCTTTAGTTGCAGCTTACGATCCTTTACAATCTACATTTATTAATGTTTTAATGGGCGAAATTGCTTCTAATAACACACTTTGTGGTGGTGAGAGTGCAACAGATGTTCCTGGGTATCAGCAAATAGATGATATGACACACACACCTGTAAATGCACAACTTCAAAATCTTTGGAGCTGGATGTTTGGTGGCGTAAATAGAGCAGCATATATCATCGAGTTTCAAGATAAAACCGATTTTTCAGGCAAAGAAGTAATTATAGCAGAAGCTCGTTTTTTAAGAGCATACTACAACTTTGAGTTGGTAAAATGGTTTGGCGATATTCCAATTAAGCCAGAAGGACGTTTTGTTTTAGGTGATGAAAAAACGATTCCTAGATCTCCAACTGCAGATGTTTATGCACTAATAGAACAAGATTTAGAATATGCTGTAGCAAATTTAAATTACACAGCACCACAAACGGGTAGAGCAACAAAGGGTTCTGCGCAAGCATTGTTAGGTAAAGTATATTTATTTCAAGATAAGTTTGATGAATCTGCAGCTGTTTTAGAAAACCTAATTCAAAACGGAGGTTATGTTTTAGAATCTGATTATAATACAATTTTCGAATTTGCTGGTGAAAACGGATCAGGAGCTGTTTTTGAAGTGCAATACACAGATATAGAAGGTGCAGGTTTCGAGTGTTTACAGTGTAGTGAAGGTAATGTAGCAGTAGGTTTTCAGGGAGTTAGAGGTTATGACGGAGATTTATTTACATCTGGTTTTAGTTTCAATGTACCAACACAAGAAGTTGTTGATGAGTTTGAAGCTGGAGACAATCGTAAAGATGTGGCTATTTTAGATATAGAAGCTTGGTCTACATCTACAGGCGCTGCTTATACAACAGGTTATGAGCATACAGGTTATTTTAATAGAAAATATTTACCTAGAAAAAGAAGTGCTGATGCAGCAGGAGATTTAAATCTTACAAATCCTAATAACTACAGAGCAATTCGTTATGCAGATGTTTTATTAATGGCTGCAGAAGCTTACAACAGAAAATCGAGTCCAGATGATGTTAAAGCAAAAATCTACCTAAATATGGTAAGAGAAAGAGCTTTTGGAAATGCTGATAATAACATTACAACAACTGGTACTAACTTAACAGCTGCAATTTATAAAGAAAGAAGAGTAGAATTAGTTGGTGAAGGGCATCAATTTTTTGATTTGGTAAGAACAGGTAGAGGAGCTCAAATACCAGGTTTTCAAACTGGTAAAAATGAAGTATTTCCTATTCCGATAGAAGAAATACAGTTTTCGCAAGGAAATTGGTCGCAAAATGATAATTATTAA
- the der gene encoding ribosome biogenesis GTPase Der translates to MNSIVAIVGRPNVGKSTLFNRLVQKREAIVDSVSGVTRDRHYGKSDWNGKEFSVIDTGGYIKGSDDIFEGEIRKQVNLAIDEADLIVFVVNVEDGITPMDAEVAKLLRKVKKPIFTVVNKVDNAMREPDAVEFYNLGLGEYYTIASINGSGTGDLLDALAEKMPEPEAVDLEKEELPRFAVVGRPNAGKSSFINSLIGEDRNIVTNIAGTTRDSIDTKYNRFGFDFNLVDTAGIRKKSRVKEDLEFYSVMRAVRSIEYSDVIILVIDATRGFEGQDQNIFWLAEKNRKGVIILINKWDLVEKETNTMRDYEAKVKEQIAPFTDVPIIFISALTKQRLFKAIETAVEVFENRKNRISTSKFNETMLEIVKNNPPPAIKGKFVKIKYCMQLPTQTPQFAFFCNLPQYVRDPYKRFLENKLREIYNFSGVPITIYFRQK, encoded by the coding sequence ATGAATAGCATTGTTGCCATTGTAGGAAGACCAAATGTAGGAAAGTCGACACTTTTTAACAGATTGGTACAAAAAAGAGAAGCTATTGTAGATTCTGTTAGCGGAGTTACAAGAGATAGACATTATGGAAAATCTGACTGGAATGGAAAAGAATTTTCTGTGATAGATACTGGTGGATATATAAAAGGTTCTGATGATATTTTTGAAGGCGAAATTAGAAAACAGGTAAATCTGGCTATCGATGAAGCAGATTTAATTGTTTTCGTAGTGAATGTAGAAGATGGTATTACGCCTATGGATGCTGAGGTTGCTAAACTTTTACGTAAAGTTAAAAAGCCAATTTTTACAGTTGTAAATAAGGTTGATAATGCAATGAGAGAACCTGATGCAGTAGAGTTTTACAATTTAGGTTTAGGCGAATATTATACAATTGCTTCTATTAATGGCTCAGGTACTGGAGATTTATTAGATGCGCTTGCAGAAAAAATGCCAGAACCAGAAGCTGTAGATTTAGAAAAAGAAGAATTACCGAGATTTGCTGTTGTTGGGCGCCCAAATGCAGGAAAATCATCATTTATTAATTCTCTAATTGGGGAAGACAGAAATATTGTAACCAATATTGCAGGTACTACTAGAGATTCTATTGATACAAAATACAACAGATTTGGTTTCGATTTTAATTTGGTTGATACTGCAGGTATCCGAAAAAAATCGAGAGTAAAAGAAGATTTAGAGTTTTATTCTGTAATGCGTGCTGTACGTTCTATAGAATATTCTGACGTTATTATTTTAGTGATTGATGCCACTCGTGGATTTGAAGGTCAAGATCAAAATATATTTTGGTTAGCAGAAAAAAACAGAAAAGGCGTTATCATCTTAATTAATAAATGGGATTTGGTTGAAAAAGAAACCAATACAATGCGTGATTATGAAGCCAAAGTAAAAGAACAAATTGCACCTTTTACAGATGTGCCTATTATTTTTATATCAGCCTTAACAAAACAACGTTTATTTAAAGCCATTGAAACTGCTGTAGAAGTTTTTGAAAACAGAAAAAACAGAATTTCTACAAGTAAATTCAATGAAACAATGTTAGAAATTGTTAAAAACAACCCACCACCTGCTATTAAAGGAAAATTTGTGAAGATTAAATACTGTATGCAGTTACCTACTCAAACACCTCAGTTTGCCTTTTTCTGTAATTTACCACAATATGTTAGAGATCCTTACAAACGATTTTTAGAAAATAAACTTAGAGAAATTTATAATTTTTCTGGAGTACCAATAACTATTTACTTTAGACAGAAATAG
- the era gene encoding GTPase Era, which yields MIHKAGFVNIIGNPNVGKSTLMNALVGEKLSIITPKAQTTRHRILGIVNHEEYQIVFSDTPGIIKPAYELQASMMDFVKSALDDADVLIYMVEVGETALKNEAFFNKIINSKIPVILLLNKIDKSNKEEVDEKIKYWREKVPNSFVYVISALEKFNVEAVFYKIIELLPEGPPFYPKDQLTDKPERFFVNEKIREKILMHYKKEIPYSVEVETEEFIEQENIVRIRSIIMVERDTQKGIIIGHKGTAIKRIGAEARKDLERFFQKKVFIELYVKVNKNWRSDKNQLKRFGYNQN from the coding sequence ATGATACATAAAGCTGGTTTTGTAAATATTATAGGAAATCCTAATGTGGGTAAATCTACTTTGATGAATGCTTTGGTTGGTGAAAAATTATCTATCATCACCCCAAAAGCACAAACAACAAGGCATAGAATCTTAGGAATTGTTAATCACGAAGAATATCAAATTGTTTTTTCTGATACTCCAGGAATCATAAAACCTGCATATGAATTGCAAGCCTCTATGATGGATTTTGTAAAATCTGCTTTAGATGATGCTGATGTTTTAATATATATGGTTGAAGTTGGAGAAACTGCATTAAAAAATGAAGCTTTTTTCAACAAAATCATTAACAGTAAAATTCCTGTTATACTTTTATTAAACAAGATTGATAAATCGAACAAAGAAGAAGTTGATGAAAAAATTAAATATTGGAGAGAAAAAGTACCAAATTCTTTTGTTTATGTAATTTCTGCCTTAGAAAAATTTAATGTAGAAGCTGTTTTCTATAAAATAATTGAACTATTACCAGAAGGACCTCCTTTTTACCCTAAAGACCAATTAACGGATAAACCTGAACGCTTTTTTGTAAATGAAAAAATTAGAGAAAAAATTCTAATGCATTACAAAAAAGAAATTCCTTATTCTGTAGAAGTTGAAACAGAAGAATTTATTGAACAAGAAAATATTGTTCGAATTCGCTCTATAATTATGGTAGAACGCGATACTCAAAAAGGAATAATTATAGGACACAAAGGAACTGCAATAAAAAGAATTGGCGCTGAAGCTAGAAAAGATTTAGAACGCTTTTTTCAGAAAAAAGTTTTTATTGAGCTCTATGTAAAAGTGAATAAAAACTGGAGAAGTGATAAGAATCAATTAAAACGTTTTGGTTATAATCAGAATTAA